A part of Variovorax sp. HW608 genomic DNA contains:
- a CDS encoding branched-chain amino acid ABC transporter ATP-binding protein/permease, whose translation MLARSLSGERLALVAFIALIAVTPLFVQSEYVLGVLIVVGMLAISATGMVLMFGLAHQLVLGQAAFCLIGAYGSGLLTLKAGWSPLPALLASAAISMISAYLLGKPILRLRGFVLAMASLAVQLILIHVASESMELTGGAMGLTGVPAFSVLGWRFESAASFFYLVWAFALLAVFICRNIAVSRIGLGLRAIATTEAGAASVGIDIAKQKVRMFVLSAAMASIAGSLTAHYLRLIEPQVFNLQYGFAILTSVIIGGLTSPWGGVIGAALVTALREGMKGFSMPLLEMLIMGIATVLALIAMPGGIVGTLRSWLSRDRSDAARGAAPLAAGATPKEVAKLPMSTRTDRQPSGDLLKASDVSIAFGSLKAVDSVSFAVPEGQITALIGPNGAGKTTTFNLLCGYLPCSSGKVMLDGREIQDLRVDEIARLGVARTFQLIQLFGGMTVLENVMAGRTRFAHASIGAICAATPHARREAADARLQAMKYLEFVGLSELAGASPQSLPFGQQRQVELARALACEPRLIIMDEPASGLNDSETEELARLIVRIRAAGTTVLLVEHDLRLVMGLSDHVVVLDRGRKLEEGPPNEVRNAKSVIDAYLVGSNA comes from the coding sequence ATGCTGGCTCGTTCTCTCTCTGGCGAACGCCTCGCCCTGGTGGCGTTCATAGCGCTGATTGCCGTAACGCCACTCTTCGTCCAATCGGAATACGTCCTGGGAGTACTGATCGTCGTTGGAATGCTGGCCATCAGCGCGACCGGCATGGTGCTCATGTTCGGCCTGGCGCATCAACTTGTACTCGGCCAGGCAGCGTTCTGTCTCATTGGCGCATATGGGTCGGGGTTGCTCACGTTGAAAGCCGGATGGAGCCCATTGCCAGCGCTATTGGCATCGGCTGCCATCTCGATGATCTCCGCCTATCTGCTTGGCAAGCCGATTTTGCGGCTTCGAGGATTCGTCCTGGCCATGGCCTCGCTCGCGGTCCAACTGATCCTGATTCACGTCGCATCGGAATCGATGGAACTCACTGGTGGCGCAATGGGCCTCACGGGCGTGCCTGCCTTCTCCGTGCTCGGCTGGCGCTTCGAATCGGCCGCTTCGTTCTTCTACCTCGTATGGGCGTTCGCGCTGCTCGCGGTTTTCATCTGCCGCAACATCGCTGTGTCGCGCATAGGCCTGGGCCTGCGAGCAATCGCGACGACAGAGGCCGGAGCCGCTTCCGTTGGAATCGACATCGCAAAGCAGAAGGTTCGGATGTTCGTGCTTTCGGCGGCGATGGCTTCTATCGCTGGCAGCCTGACCGCACACTACTTGCGGCTGATTGAGCCGCAGGTCTTCAATCTGCAGTACGGCTTTGCAATCCTGACCTCCGTCATCATCGGCGGATTGACATCTCCATGGGGAGGCGTCATTGGCGCCGCATTGGTGACGGCCTTGCGCGAGGGCATGAAAGGCTTCTCCATGCCGCTGCTGGAAATGCTGATCATGGGCATCGCCACCGTGCTCGCGCTTATCGCGATGCCGGGTGGGATCGTCGGAACGCTGCGCTCCTGGCTGTCGCGCGATCGCTCGGACGCTGCACGTGGTGCTGCGCCATTGGCGGCAGGGGCAACCCCGAAGGAAGTCGCAAAGCTTCCAATGTCGACTCGAACCGACCGGCAACCCTCCGGCGACCTACTCAAGGCTTCGGACGTCTCGATCGCGTTCGGCAGCCTCAAGGCGGTGGACAGTGTGAGTTTTGCTGTGCCCGAAGGACAGATTACGGCCTTGATCGGGCCCAACGGTGCCGGCAAGACGACCACCTTCAACCTGTTGTGCGGTTACCTGCCGTGCAGCTCGGGGAAAGTGATGCTGGACGGTCGCGAGATCCAAGATCTTCGCGTTGACGAGATCGCGCGCCTGGGCGTTGCCCGAACTTTCCAACTGATCCAGCTGTTCGGTGGAATGACCGTTCTCGAAAATGTCATGGCCGGACGCACTCGATTCGCGCATGCTTCGATCGGAGCGATATGCGCGGCAACGCCGCATGCCCGCCGCGAAGCTGCAGACGCACGACTGCAAGCCATGAAGTATCTCGAGTTCGTCGGACTGAGCGAGCTCGCGGGCGCATCGCCTCAGAGTCTTCCTTTCGGCCAGCAACGGCAGGTGGAGTTGGCCCGCGCGCTGGCTTGCGAGCCACGACTCATCATCATGGACGAGCCGGCTTCAGGGTTGAACGACAGCGAAACCGAGGAACTTGCCCGACTCATCGTGCGCATCCGCGCAGCTGGCACTACCGTGTTGCTCGTCGAGCACGATCTACGTCTTGTCATGGGCCTCTCGGATCACGTCGTGGTGCTGGACCGCGGACGCAAGCTCGAGGAGGGACCTCCCAATGAAGTACGCAACGCCAAGAGCGTCATCGACGCCTATCTCGTAGGGAGCAACGCATGA
- a CDS encoding branched-chain amino acid ABC transporter permease, which produces MDLQSLSQFFFSGLSTGCIYALVAVGYVLCFNATGVINFAQGEYVMVGALVAAFAHAHGLPLTIAIAAAVAAGGLVGFAQERLTLAPIRSSPDFIRVTVTFGFAVVLRGLAMVVAGADPLPLPGFSGDDVFELLGAFLAWQIAWVWLLTILVLAIVFYFLMRTRWGRAVRGCSENLMAARLMGIAPERVALLVLSVGGALAALGGAVVAPITLASWTLGIDFGLKGFIAALLAGFRSPQKAVAVALSVGVIETAAAGLVSSGARDIIVYGLLLAYLLISAGVSSKRQQLTMIGH; this is translated from the coding sequence ATGGATCTGCAATCCCTTTCCCAGTTCTTCTTCTCTGGCCTGTCGACCGGGTGCATCTATGCGCTGGTTGCCGTGGGCTACGTGCTGTGCTTCAACGCGACCGGCGTCATCAACTTCGCTCAAGGCGAGTATGTGATGGTCGGCGCGCTGGTAGCCGCGTTCGCACACGCGCATGGACTGCCACTCACGATCGCGATCGCTGCGGCGGTTGCCGCTGGCGGGCTCGTCGGCTTCGCACAGGAGCGACTGACTCTGGCTCCAATTCGCAGCAGTCCGGATTTCATCAGGGTCACCGTCACCTTTGGCTTCGCGGTAGTACTGCGCGGACTCGCGATGGTCGTTGCGGGCGCAGACCCATTGCCGCTTCCAGGCTTCAGTGGCGATGACGTCTTCGAACTCCTGGGCGCGTTTCTCGCATGGCAGATCGCGTGGGTGTGGCTGCTCACCATATTGGTACTTGCGATCGTCTTCTACTTCCTGATGCGTACTCGTTGGGGTCGCGCTGTTCGTGGTTGCTCCGAGAACCTGATGGCGGCGCGACTCATGGGCATCGCACCCGAGCGCGTGGCGCTGCTTGTTCTATCAGTCGGCGGTGCGCTTGCCGCCCTCGGGGGCGCAGTCGTCGCGCCCATCACGTTGGCGTCCTGGACGCTCGGGATCGACTTCGGGCTGAAGGGATTCATCGCAGCCCTGCTCGCCGGATTTCGATCACCGCAAAAAGCGGTCGCGGTTGCGCTCAGTGTTGGTGTGATCGAGACGGCCGCCGCGGGACTCGTCTCTTCCGGGGCACGCGACATCATCGTCTACGGATTGCTCCTGGCCTATCTACTCATTTCCGCAGGCGTCTCCAGCAAGCGCCAGCAACTCACCATGATTGGTCACTAA
- a CDS encoding ABC transporter substrate-binding protein gives MSVAPDRTRRGLIQAAALAAVSTTWSARAFAQQGPLKIGMIAPLTGVAAAFGTEYAEGAKAYVKAWNQRGGFKGRPVGFELIDDESTSVGSLSAFKRLASAPDTSLIWLASASSAILAVKAVTDEYKVPVICGGIVDQIGVPPAPYLFKVAPGTADFQKALIVWMAKKNFKRIGVMYPNDGYGQAEILTIKKLAADNGAEIVAAETFQNQDTNFATQLTKLRASRPDVVYIAAAAAPAILIYKQYRQLRLPFPLAMTQATISRTFFESIGGAANAKGLYMATNIGSLGAGVPGPSGKLYAEMEKALEKKGTLFTTFGWDHGILTEWATAAAGPDRKALRDKIEQAKDVPAINGPFTYTPENHIGQDYRGLTVAEHDGERFVIAQ, from the coding sequence ATGTCCGTTGCACCCGACCGAACCCGCCGCGGCTTGATTCAGGCCGCAGCCCTTGCAGCAGTGTCCACGACCTGGTCGGCGCGCGCGTTCGCCCAGCAGGGCCCCCTGAAGATCGGGATGATCGCGCCTCTGACGGGCGTTGCAGCAGCATTCGGTACCGAGTACGCCGAGGGCGCCAAGGCCTATGTCAAAGCCTGGAATCAGCGAGGTGGCTTCAAGGGCCGGCCGGTCGGCTTCGAGCTGATCGACGACGAAAGCACCTCGGTTGGCTCGCTGAGCGCGTTCAAGCGGTTGGCGAGCGCACCGGACACCTCCCTCATCTGGCTGGCGAGTGCCTCAAGCGCAATCCTCGCGGTTAAGGCGGTCACCGACGAATACAAGGTGCCCGTGATCTGCGGGGGGATCGTGGATCAGATCGGTGTGCCTCCGGCGCCCTATCTTTTCAAGGTGGCGCCGGGTACAGCCGACTTCCAAAAGGCGCTGATCGTTTGGATGGCCAAGAAGAACTTCAAACGAATCGGCGTCATGTACCCGAATGACGGCTACGGCCAGGCGGAGATCCTCACCATCAAGAAGCTCGCAGCCGACAACGGCGCCGAGATCGTGGCGGCCGAAACGTTCCAGAACCAGGACACCAACTTCGCGACGCAACTCACCAAGCTGCGCGCTAGCCGCCCGGATGTGGTCTACATCGCTGCTGCAGCGGCGCCTGCGATCCTGATCTACAAGCAGTACCGGCAGCTGCGCCTGCCGTTCCCCCTGGCGATGACCCAGGCGACCATCTCGCGAACCTTCTTCGAGAGCATTGGAGGAGCAGCCAACGCCAAGGGCCTGTACATGGCGACGAACATCGGAAGTCTTGGCGCGGGCGTCCCTGGTCCATCCGGCAAGCTGTACGCTGAGATGGAAAAGGCGCTCGAGAAAAAGGGGACCCTCTTCACGACGTTCGGCTGGGATCACGGCATCCTGACGGAATGGGCGACGGCCGCGGCGGGACCTGATCGAAAAGCTCTTCGGGACAAGATCGAACAGGCCAAGGACGTGCCGGCGATCAACGGGCCGTTTACCTACACACCCGAGAACCACATCGGGCAGGACTACCGAGGCCTGACCGTGGCTGAGCACGACGGCGAGCGCTTCGTCATTGCGCAATAG
- a CDS encoding TetR/AcrR family transcriptional regulator encodes MSRSDPFVKALDSAEAQFAERGYHGVSMRQVAEGAGISVSLVQYHFKTKEALFSAVMERRIVAINHRRLALLDAVEVNCKPSGKPAVEDVLQAFLEPTVLLSRDKASGGNYYAQLIAQVTNDPQPHARNISRSFTDPIARQTLRVLHLALPELDRATLAWCYVFAVGSMIAAISPTGRVRLLSNNEADPDDVKTVMSLLVPFLTGAFERIAAMSKAGTLALTPRSLATVLPLPDANYPQQAESPTDSPPTSPSRRKAKPATAKSIATRKT; translated from the coding sequence ATGAGCCGCAGCGATCCCTTTGTCAAGGCGCTGGACTCGGCAGAGGCTCAGTTCGCGGAACGCGGTTATCACGGCGTCTCGATGCGCCAAGTCGCCGAAGGCGCCGGCATCTCCGTTTCGCTGGTCCAGTACCACTTCAAGACCAAAGAAGCTCTTTTTTCCGCCGTCATGGAAAGGCGGATCGTCGCGATCAACCATCGCCGACTCGCACTGCTGGACGCGGTGGAGGTCAATTGCAAGCCGTCTGGCAAGCCCGCTGTCGAGGACGTCTTGCAGGCGTTCTTGGAGCCCACTGTTCTGCTCTCCCGAGACAAGGCGTCCGGGGGCAACTACTACGCTCAGTTGATCGCGCAAGTGACCAACGATCCCCAGCCACATGCGCGGAACATATCGCGCTCCTTCACCGATCCGATCGCCAGGCAAACGCTCCGGGTCTTGCACCTGGCATTGCCCGAGCTGGATCGCGCCACATTGGCGTGGTGTTACGTGTTTGCCGTGGGATCGATGATTGCCGCGATTTCGCCGACCGGTCGCGTTCGCTTGCTGTCCAACAACGAAGCGGACCCAGACGATGTGAAAACGGTGATGTCGCTGCTCGTGCCTTTCCTCACTGGTGCGTTCGAGCGGATCGCAGCCATGAGCAAAGCAGGAACGCTCGCGTTGACACCCAGGTCGCTGGCAACTGTTCTACCGCTGCCTGATGCGAACTACCCGCAGCAGGCCGAGTCGCCGACCGACTCGCCGCCAACGTCCCCATCACGTCGCAAGGCCAAACCGGCCACTGCGAAATCAATCGCAACCCGTAAAACCTGA
- a CDS encoding amidohydrolase family protein: MSSRRTLIRGGHVLTIDPSIPDLPVGDVLIEGNVIQAVGPNLQVADAEVVDAKGMVVCPGFVDTHRHTWQTQLRTVASDYTLSDYGLNIRLGYSSFYEPQDAFLGNYAGALEALNAGVTTIVDHCHILNSPEHADEALRGLREAGGRAVWCYGLFPNPKHHPFRFDDFDPSWRLDDARRIRKGALASDDGPVYMGLAPAEVEKPAFEAVAEEVRFGREIGAKVISCHVAMGGHSVHVRPSVTTNLGRALLLGPDILLVHGNSLSRHELGMVRDHGAAISATPEIEVQMGMGRPILGAALRAGAKIGLGVDIVSNIGGDMFHPMRSALVEERGADNDVLFKNDQIPRRLEFRCRDVLRVATMGGAEAIGLDSKIGSLTPGKKADVICVRRTSFNTMGAWDPEATLVHYATPNDVDSVWVDGRAIKRNGALLGVQQPSIVEQVWASRERLERQYREINIDQLRSTKGYQRENYGN, from the coding sequence ATGTCTTCACGTCGCACCCTCATCCGCGGGGGGCATGTCCTCACGATCGATCCCTCCATCCCTGATCTGCCGGTGGGCGATGTTCTGATCGAAGGAAATGTCATTCAAGCGGTCGGCCCCAATCTGCAGGTTGCAGATGCCGAAGTGGTCGACGCGAAGGGCATGGTCGTCTGCCCCGGGTTTGTGGACACCCACAGACACACGTGGCAGACCCAGTTACGCACGGTCGCCTCCGACTACACCTTGTCGGACTATGGCCTGAACATTCGCCTTGGCTATAGCTCGTTCTACGAGCCGCAAGACGCCTTCCTTGGCAACTACGCGGGCGCCCTTGAGGCCTTGAACGCGGGCGTGACGACGATCGTGGACCACTGCCACATCCTCAACTCCCCTGAACACGCCGACGAGGCCCTGCGCGGCCTGCGGGAAGCCGGCGGGCGAGCGGTCTGGTGCTACGGGCTCTTTCCCAATCCGAAACATCATCCGTTCCGTTTCGACGATTTCGATCCGAGCTGGCGCCTCGATGACGCCAGGCGAATTCGCAAAGGGGCGCTCGCGAGCGATGACGGTCCGGTCTACATGGGACTTGCCCCAGCCGAGGTGGAAAAGCCGGCGTTCGAAGCGGTCGCCGAGGAAGTGCGGTTTGGTCGCGAGATCGGCGCAAAGGTCATCTCTTGCCACGTGGCTATGGGGGGCCACAGCGTCCATGTTCGCCCGTCCGTCACCACCAACCTCGGCAGGGCCCTGTTGCTGGGGCCGGACATCTTGCTCGTACATGGGAACTCCCTGAGCAGGCACGAACTGGGCATGGTGCGCGACCACGGTGCAGCGATTTCGGCTACGCCGGAGATCGAGGTGCAGATGGGAATGGGCAGGCCCATCCTCGGGGCCGCGCTGCGAGCCGGCGCAAAGATCGGACTGGGTGTCGACATCGTCTCGAACATCGGCGGCGACATGTTCCACCCCATGCGCTCTGCCTTGGTCGAAGAGCGCGGGGCGGACAACGACGTGCTTTTCAAGAACGATCAGATTCCGCGACGGCTGGAGTTCCGCTGCCGCGATGTGCTCCGCGTCGCGACGATGGGCGGAGCCGAGGCGATCGGGCTCGATTCAAAGATCGGCAGCCTCACGCCAGGCAAGAAGGCGGACGTCATCTGCGTGCGACGCACCAGCTTCAACACCATGGGCGCATGGGACCCGGAAGCCACGCTCGTGCACTACGCCACGCCGAATGATGTGGACAGCGTCTGGGTCGACGGACGCGCAATCAAGCGCAATGGGGCACTGCTGGGCGTGCAACAACCGTCGATCGTCGAACAGGTCTGGGCTTCGAGAGAGCGACTGGAAAGGCAGTACCGGGAGATCAACATCGACCAGTTGCGCTCCACCAAGGGATACCAGCGGGAGAACTACGGGAACTGA
- a CDS encoding cyclase family protein, with product MNISPSRRFVDLSVVFEDRPTSPPGHQPKIDYVDHRGSFEVFSRAFGGLEEGDLLDGEGWAVERVSLSTHAGTHMDAPWHYHSTTNHRLIPGGEPSPTIDQVPLEVCFRPGVKLDFRHLDAGYIVQPEDIDRELQRIGYQIQPLDIVLANTVSGQRHRDPDFADCACGFGRAATLHLLEMGVKVVGTDSYTWDPAFKATAQRFKETGDRSLLWEGHKAGREMAYWQMEKLCNLEQLPAFGFTVICFPVKIHRASAGWTRAVAILDN from the coding sequence ATGAACATTTCCCCAAGTCGCCGTTTCGTCGATCTGTCGGTCGTTTTCGAAGATCGCCCCACGAGCCCCCCGGGCCATCAACCCAAGATCGACTACGTGGATCACCGCGGCTCATTCGAGGTCTTCAGCCGTGCCTTCGGCGGCCTTGAAGAAGGGGATCTGCTGGACGGCGAGGGCTGGGCGGTGGAGAGGGTTTCCCTCAGCACCCACGCGGGCACCCATATGGATGCGCCGTGGCACTACCACTCCACGACCAACCATCGACTCATTCCAGGCGGAGAGCCGTCCCCAACGATCGACCAAGTCCCGTTGGAGGTGTGCTTCCGGCCGGGCGTCAAGCTCGATTTCCGACATCTGGATGCGGGCTACATCGTGCAACCCGAGGACATCGATCGGGAGCTGCAGCGCATCGGTTACCAGATCCAGCCGTTGGACATCGTGCTGGCCAACACCGTGAGCGGCCAGCGTCACAGAGATCCGGACTTCGCCGACTGCGCCTGCGGATTTGGCCGAGCAGCTACGCTACATCTGCTGGAGATGGGGGTGAAGGTAGTCGGTACCGATTCCTATACCTGGGATCCGGCGTTCAAGGCGACGGCCCAGCGCTTCAAGGAGACCGGCGACCGGTCCCTTCTGTGGGAAGGGCACAAGGCGGGCAGAGAGATGGCGTACTGGCAAATGGAAAAGCTGTGCAACCTCGAACAGCTCCCTGCGTTCGGGTTCACCGTCATTTGCTTTCCGGTGAAGATCCACCGTGCGTCTGCCGGATGGACGCGCGCCGTCGCGATCCTGGACAACTGA
- the fahA gene encoding fumarylacetoacetase: MAPDINETHDAQLRTWVPSTLPDAASFPIQNLPYGRFISPRSGRPVPCVAIGDSVLDLEAAVLAGALDGKAAEAVAACRLGWLNDLMALPRESASALRLSLSRILRKDSRVSEALKACLSPRHEAHMLKPVDVRNFSDFFTSVNHARNSGKLKRPDNPLFANFHSLPVAYHGRASTLVVSGTEFARPMGQFLPEGSSQPVFKPSEAVDFECELGVYVGKGNALGERISLQDAPDHIFGFSILNDWSARDIQSWESAPLGPFLAKSFISTLSPWVVTLEALAPFRIPAAPREAGAPELLSHLNDPKDRAKGGLSLEFEVRLLTPTMRAAGEAATLISQPQFKDQYWTAFQMLTHQTSNGCAVETGDLLGTGTISGPNSAELGCLMELTLGGKRKILLPNGESRGYLEDGDELIISAQATAPGCVSIGFGRSTGRVLVAQA; the protein is encoded by the coding sequence ATGGCGCCCGACATCAACGAAACCCATGACGCCCAGCTGAGAACTTGGGTTCCTTCCACCTTGCCGGACGCGGCGAGCTTCCCCATTCAGAACCTGCCCTACGGGCGATTCATTTCCCCGCGCTCCGGACGCCCAGTACCATGCGTCGCGATCGGAGACTCCGTGCTCGACTTGGAAGCGGCGGTCTTGGCGGGCGCTCTCGATGGCAAGGCCGCGGAGGCTGTGGCGGCATGCCGGCTCGGTTGGCTCAACGATCTCATGGCGCTGCCGCGGGAGTCCGCATCGGCCCTGCGTCTGAGCCTTTCGCGCATCCTGCGGAAGGACTCGCGCGTGAGTGAAGCGCTGAAGGCTTGCCTGTCGCCTCGCCATGAAGCACACATGCTCAAGCCCGTTGATGTTCGCAACTTCTCCGACTTCTTCACCTCCGTCAATCACGCACGCAACTCCGGCAAGCTCAAGCGTCCGGACAACCCGCTGTTCGCGAACTTCCACTCTCTCCCCGTGGCCTACCATGGCCGCGCATCGACGCTGGTTGTGAGCGGCACTGAGTTCGCGCGGCCTATGGGTCAGTTCCTTCCGGAGGGCTCCTCCCAACCAGTCTTCAAGCCGAGCGAGGCCGTTGACTTTGAATGCGAATTGGGTGTGTATGTTGGCAAGGGAAATGCGTTGGGTGAACGCATCAGCCTTCAAGACGCACCAGATCACATCTTTGGTTTTTCAATCCTGAACGACTGGTCGGCCCGCGACATTCAATCGTGGGAATCCGCTCCTCTCGGCCCCTTCCTTGCCAAGAGCTTCATCTCAACGCTAAGCCCATGGGTGGTCACGCTGGAGGCGCTCGCTCCATTTCGCATTCCTGCAGCACCTCGAGAGGCGGGTGCGCCCGAGCTCCTGAGCCACCTCAACGATCCGAAGGATCGGGCAAAAGGTGGGCTGTCTCTGGAATTCGAGGTTCGGTTGTTGACCCCAACGATGCGGGCCGCCGGCGAAGCAGCCACGTTGATCTCACAGCCTCAATTCAAGGACCAGTACTGGACCGCCTTCCAGATGCTGACTCACCAGACCAGCAATGGGTGCGCGGTTGAGACTGGCGATCTTCTCGGAACCGGCACGATCTCAGGCCCGAATTCGGCCGAACTAGGCTGTCTGATGGAACTGACACTCGGTGGCAAGAGGAAGATTCTTCTGCCGAACGGAGAGAGCCGGGGGTACCTCGAAGACGGAGATGAGCTGATCATTTCTGCGCAAGCGACCGCACCAGGTTGCGTTTCGATCGGCTTCGGCCGTTCAACCGGCAGGGTGCTCGTAGCGCAGGCCTGA
- a CDS encoding amidohydrolase family protein, with the protein MKTLIRNAFVVSVDPTIGNVDGADILVENGRITAVRPDLAQEVDLAACEVVDATGHIASPGFVDTHHHVWQSAVRGITADWSIRDYVSGIRLFVASCYRPEDMYAAQLGGLLQGLREGVTTTADYCHNLNSPDHVEESIRGNQESGARVVWSYGFNRPPLPNPAFTSLQDREDYLRRTASKYFASKDSLLTLAVSPEESWFWADRAYGARQFRVARELDAHIFWHANSTRNIFDGTPRRDVGQLVEEGLLGSDLTLVHMNHSQPDEWHAVADAGAHVSITPETELQMNMGWPVIEETRRHGINVGLGIDILSNNSADLRFQLRLLLQTGRRMLTQAESGKLDKGVPISCAEALHWGTLGGAQALGLGDQIGSLTPGKAADILLHDARGLSMLGWPRSNPEAAILLHGGADTLSTVMVGGRFVKRDHRLTCDEGRAVSLLSSTHDHLLARFEEQGGLAAAMDKPIDRYAGSSDSKEGRVIRV; encoded by the coding sequence ATGAAAACACTCATTCGAAACGCATTCGTCGTCTCGGTCGACCCGACGATCGGCAACGTAGACGGAGCAGACATCCTGGTCGAGAACGGGCGCATTACTGCAGTGCGGCCCGACCTCGCGCAAGAGGTCGACCTCGCCGCATGCGAAGTCGTCGATGCAACCGGCCACATTGCTTCGCCGGGCTTCGTGGATACCCATCACCACGTATGGCAAAGCGCGGTGCGCGGCATCACCGCGGACTGGTCGATCCGCGACTACGTCTCTGGCATCAGATTGTTCGTTGCATCGTGCTACCGCCCGGAAGACATGTACGCGGCACAGTTGGGCGGCTTGCTCCAAGGCCTGCGCGAAGGAGTGACCACAACCGCTGACTACTGCCACAACCTGAACTCTCCCGACCACGTCGAGGAAAGCATTCGAGGCAACCAGGAGTCGGGGGCACGGGTGGTCTGGAGCTATGGTTTCAATCGGCCGCCGTTGCCCAATCCCGCCTTCACCAGCCTGCAGGATCGGGAAGACTACCTGCGTCGCACAGCAAGCAAATACTTCGCGTCAAAGGACAGCTTGCTCACTCTCGCCGTTTCGCCCGAAGAGTCATGGTTCTGGGCCGATCGCGCGTACGGCGCTCGACAGTTCCGTGTGGCGCGCGAGCTCGATGCTCACATCTTCTGGCATGCCAATTCCACGCGAAACATCTTCGACGGCACGCCTCGACGTGATGTGGGCCAGCTCGTGGAGGAAGGGTTGCTGGGTTCCGACCTCACGCTTGTGCACATGAATCACTCTCAACCGGACGAGTGGCACGCAGTGGCCGACGCGGGCGCGCATGTCTCGATCACGCCGGAGACAGAGCTTCAGATGAACATGGGGTGGCCCGTCATTGAGGAGACGCGACGCCACGGCATCAATGTGGGCCTGGGTATCGACATTCTTTCGAACAACAGCGCCGACCTTCGCTTCCAGCTGCGATTGCTCCTGCAAACAGGTAGGCGCATGCTCACCCAAGCCGAATCGGGCAAGCTTGATAAGGGTGTTCCGATCAGCTGCGCCGAGGCTCTGCATTGGGGAACGTTGGGCGGAGCGCAGGCGCTGGGCCTTGGCGACCAGATCGGCTCGCTCACGCCGGGCAAGGCGGCCGACATTCTCTTGCACGACGCCCGTGGTCTCTCGATGCTGGGCTGGCCCAGAAGCAATCCTGAGGCCGCAATCCTGCTGCACGGCGGCGCAGACACTCTCTCCACGGTCATGGTCGGAGGTCGCTTCGTCAAACGAGATCATCGACTCACCTGCGACGAAGGAAGGGCTGTTTCGTTGTTGTCCTCAACGCACGATCACCTGCTCGCCCGATTCGAGGAGCAAGGTGGCCTCGCCGCGGCGATGGACAAGCCTATCGACAGATATGCGGGTTCCAGTGATTCGAAGGAGGGCCGGGTCATCCGGGTGTAG